The following coding sequences lie in one Rutidosis leptorrhynchoides isolate AG116_Rl617_1_P2 chromosome 6, CSIRO_AGI_Rlap_v1, whole genome shotgun sequence genomic window:
- the LOC139856097 gene encoding BTB/POZ domain-containing protein At1g30440-like codes for MACMKLGSKADAFQKQGQAWFCTTGLPSDIVVEVNGMSFHLHKFPLLSRSGVMEKLIADALEKGDGICTIRLDDIPGGAKTFELVAKFCYGVKHEITASNVVHLRCAAEYLEMTEDYGEDNLISQTEMFFNQVVLKNWKDSLKSLQTCADVLRYAEELNITKRCIDSLAVKASTDPNLFGWPVIDHGGPMQSPGGSLLWNGISTGARPKNVSSDWWYDDSSSLSLPLYKRLILAMETRGIKQEVIAGSIECYAKNYLPGLTRRKSSTAGPVEPLSEEDQKNLLEEIDHLLPMQKGLVSTRFLFGLLRTALILRANPSCISNLEKRIGMQLDQATLEDLLMPNFSYSMETLYNIECVQRMLEHFMAVDQATGGASPGSIEEEEQLLGSPSLTPITMVAKLIDGYLAEVAPDVNLKLPKFQALAAAVPEYARPLDDGLYRAIDIYLKSHPWLTDSERENLCRLMDCQKLSLEACTHAAQNERLPLRIIVQVLFFEQLQLRTSIAGCFLVSDNLGDGSRNLRSGLSGSQEGGGWNTAVRENQVLKVGMDSMRMRVSELEKECSNMKQEIEKLGRGKGGNSGGGGGSNGGGGGSTWAKKFGFNFKSQMCSAQEGSVSKQNNGNGKVENGKEKVHKHKKDLSWEG; via the exons ATGGCTTGTATGAAGTTAGGTTCAAAAGCAGATGCATTCCAAAAACAAGGCCAAGCTTG GTTTTGCACAACTGGTCTCCCGAGTGACATTGTTGTTGAAGTAAATGGCATGTCGTTCCATCTCCATAAG TTCCCGTTGCTTTCAAGAAGTGGGGTGATGGAAAAATTGATAGCAGATGCTTTGGAAAAAGGAGATGGAATTTGTACCATACGCCTCGACGACATTCCTGGTGGGGCCAAGACTTTTGAGCTTGTCGCTAAATTCTGCTATGGGGTGAAACACGAAATTACCGCTTCCAATGTCGTACACTTACGATGTGCAGCTGAGTATCTTGAAATGACCGAAGATTATGGCGAGGATAACTTAATCTCACAAACAGAAATGTTCTTCAATCAAGTAGTCCTAAAAAATTGGAAAGATTCTTTAAAATCGCTCCAAACGTGTGCTGATGTTCTTCGTTATGCCGAGGAGCTTAACATTACTAAGCGTTGCATTGACTCGTTGGCTGTGAAGGCGAGCACCGACCCAAATTTATTTGGTTGGCCCGTGATTGACCATGGAGGGCCCATGCAGAGCCCCGGTGGAAGCTTGTTATGGAACGGGATAAGCACCGGGGCTCGGCCTAAAAACGTGAGTTCAGATTGGTGGTATGATGACTCATCGTCTTTGAGTTTACCTCTTTACAAAAGATTGATCTTGGCAATGGAAACTCGTGGTATCAAACAAGAAGTCATCGCGGGGTCCATCGAGTGCTACGCAAAGAATTACCTACCGGGGTTAACTCGCCGGAAAAGCAGTACAGCGGGACCCGTCGAGCCCTTGTCGGAAGAAGATCAAAAGAATTTACTCGAAGAAATTGACCATTTACTTCCGATGCAAAAAGGGCTAGTCTCGACAAGGTTCTTATTCGGGCTTCTACGAACGGCATTGATTCTCCGGGCGAATCCATCTTGCATATCAAATTTGGAAAAAAGAATCGGGATGCAGCTTGATCAGGCAACTCTTGAAGATTTATTAATGCCTAATTTTTCTTATTCAATGGAGACTTTGTATAACATTGAGTGTGTGCAAcggatgcttgagcattttatggCTGTTGATCAAGCAACTGGCGGTGCGTCTCCTGGTTCTATTGAGGAAGAAGAACAGTTGTTGGGTTCACCATCTTTGACACCGATCACCATGGTGGCTAAGCTCATTGACGGATACTTAGCTGAGGTAGCACCCGATGTTAATCTGAAGCTCCCAAAGTTTCAGGCTCTTGCTGCAGCGGTTCCTGAGTATGCTAGACCTTTGGATGATGGCTTGTATCGTGCAATCGATATTTACTTGAAG TCCCATCCGTGGCTAACAGATTCCGAAAGAGAGAACCTATGCAGACTCATGGATTGCCAAAAACTATCATTAGAAGCCTGCACACACGCAGCGCAAAACGAGAGACTACCATTAAGAATCATAGTCCAAGTTCTTTTCTTCGAGCAGTTACAGCTCAGGACTTCGATTGCCGGTTGTTTCTTGGTATCTGACAATCTCGGGGACGGGTCAAGAAATTTAAGAAGCGGGTTAAGTGGGTCCCAGGAAGGCGGTGGATGGAATACTGCCGTAAGAGAGAACCAAGTTCTTAAAGTGGGTATGGATAGCATGAGGATGAGGGTGTCTGAGCTTGAAAAAGAGTGTTCAAACATGAAACAAGAGATTgaaaaattgggtcggggtaaggGCGGCAACAGTGGAGGCGGCGGCGGCAGtaacggtggtggtggtggtagcacGTGGGCGAAGAAGTTTGGGTTTAATTTCAAGTCGCAAATGTGTAGCGCACAAGAAGGAAGTGTTAGCAAGCaaaacaatggaaatgggaaagttgAAAATGGTAAAGAGAAGGTACACAAGCATAAGAAAGATTTGTCCTGGGAAGGGTAA